The nucleotide sequence ATTTCATGAGGTAAGCAGTCAAAAGCTTTTGATAAATCCATAAGAACTGCAGCTATATATAAGTTTTTGTCTAAAGCTTTACGCCAGTCTTCCAGTAATCTGAGCAACGTAGTCTGACATCCATGTCCTCTACGGAAAGCACATAGATAAGGGTTAGAAATGAAATCAAAGAAATCGTATAACtgtatttcaaatatcttttcgtaaaattttgaaaaaataggtAACACACTGACTGGTCTGTAATTTGATTTCAGTAGTGGGTCGCTCTTTTTATGTAAGGGTGTAACTTGGGCTTCTTTAAGTTTGTCTGGAAATATGCCCGTGTCCACAGTCAAATTTATAAGACTGGTCAGCTGAGGTGCAACGACAGATTTACTTGCTTTAACTATTTTTGCTGGTATCCCATCTGCTCCAGTTGCTTTTTTGACATTTactttatttatgattttttccACTTTTTCTGATGTCaccttttgaaatttaaaatttgcatctGTTTTCAAGTGATTTTGTTCATGTATGGCATTTATGCTATGATTTTTTAATGGATCATATATAACATCATTTCCTATTTTCTCAGCAACAGTAgcaaaaaatttattaaaaatatctgatacatcttttgaattatttataattttgttttcttcaaataaaataGTCTTTTGCCCTTGGGATTTGCATTTTTTTGAAAAGAAAGGTTTGACAGTATTTCAAAAATCAGCACTTTTTGATCCTCCAGAACAGCgttctaaaaaatatattttcatagatttcttttttaacttatttACCAAATTTCTTTGCTGTCTGAATTTTCCCCAAGtatgattatttctttttttggtgTACTGAGAAAATAGCATGTGTTTTCGGTATATGGCTTTTCTTAATTCTCCATTCATACATGGAAGAGGACTTTTTCTGGGATACCTTGACTTCAAAGGTGCATGTTTGTCTAGTGTGTTAATAAAGTTATTTTCATATGTCTGGTAGATCTCATTTACCTGTTCAGCAGTTGTTACTCCATCtacaatttcaattttaattttagcaatatcattattaaatttatcaatatcaaaatttttatatgatggtactttgacattatacgatggtactttgacattatacgtaCTTTGACACTATACGattgtactttgacattatacgatggtactttgacattatatgatggtactttgacattatacgatggtactttgacattatacgatgatactttgacattatatgatggtactttgacattatacgatggtactttgacattatacgatggtactttgacattatatgatggtactttgttATTCTACAAAGACAAAGGGAATCAtgggaaattagaaaaaaaaacaaaatggaagAATCACAAATGTTGAGTGTACTTAAGAAGGTTGATTTGAAGCATGCGTTTGTACATTTTGAAAGAGAAAAGATAACACCAAACATTGTGGGTATGCTTTCGATACATGAATTAGAAGCTCTAGGAGTTTCAAATTCAGCAGACATGATGAAGCTTCGAATTGAGTGTATTAAATATGGGACTATCAAACCAAGGAAAATTCAAGGAAGTTCTGGACCTCCTAAATTTGACATAGACAAATCTACACTTGAAAATTTACTTGATAATGGATTTTTGATCTCGGATGTTGCAAAACTTTTACTTGTATCTGAACGTACAATATATCGAAGAGTGGCACAGTTTGATCTGAATAAACGTACATTTTCAGAACTTAACGATGATGACCTTGATGTTGTATTGGGAAAAACTATTCAAGAGTTTCCTCTGTGTGGTGAAAATATGCTTAAACATATGTTAATTGCCAAAGGCATTCGAGTACAGAGATGGCGTCTTAGAGACTCTATTCAACGTTTAGATTCATCTGGAGCTCAAGCAAGGAAATCTAACAAAGTTGATTTACGAAATAATTATTACAATTTCACTCAAGAACAACAGCTAGGATTATGATCTTTGAAAAGCATGCAGGCTATTATTTTCTCTAAGAGCGACAAGGGAGGCGCAATTGTAATATCTAAAAAGACACACTACATTAAAGAAGCGTTAAGACAGTTAAACTCTATCCATTACACGGAGATACATGTACAAGAACCTAATCTATTACTGATTAAAAATAATGTACAAACACAAATCAGCAAGATGTTTGACAATGGTGAGATTGATGGAATAACTCTTGATTTTCTCCGTGGCTCATCGAAAGAGGGAACCAGATTGGGTCGTCTTTTTCTTCTTCCTAAACTTCACAAATTAAGTGAACTTGTTATTCAAGGGATAAAAAAACAAACGATGACAGTTAATGAATTACCCCCATGCAGACCGATTATTTGTCAATGTAACTCTGTCACCGAAAGGGTTAGCAAATTTATTGATTACTTTTTGATACCTATAGTTAAAAGACAGAACAGTTACATAAGAGATAGTGgggatttcataaataaaatagaaaatttaaggCCTGATCGGGATTGCCTCTTAGTTTCTTTTGACTGCACCAGCATGTATACAAACATGGAGTTCAATGAACTCATTCATTCTGTTGGACGGGCCTATAACAGTGCAGTAAAAGAAGATTATCCGATAAAATTACCTAGCTGTGAAACAATTAGATCGTTAGTAGCCACAGtgttgaaaaacaattattttgaatttaatgacCGATACTTTGTACAGAAAATAGGCGCTAGTATGGGAAGTAAATGCAGCCCAGAAATTTGTGATATTAGAGCattcgaagttatcaatgaaattattgaaaaatataagtataaaaataagatctTATTTTACGGAAGGTATAGAGATGATGCATTTATAATAGCCCATTCATCACGAGAAGTTGAGGAGTTTTTTAAAATAGCAAATGATCATCACCCTTTATTAAAGTTTACGTTTGAAATTTTAAACGAGGAAATTATCTTTCTCGATACAGTCGTACATAAAGGGTTGAGGTTCAGGAACACCGGTATCCTTGATATTAAGAGCTACACCAAACCTACTAATACGTTTCAATATTTAGATAGGACGTCTATGCATAACCCAACAGTCTTCTCCGGATTTATAAAAGGGGAAGCTATTCGCCACCACCGAAACAACAGCAACACGCAAAATTTAAAAGATACTCTTTGTATATTCAAAGGCCATCTTAAGCAAAGGGGATATAAGGACCTTGAAATACTTCGTAACTGTGAATCGGCTCTCAATATCGAACGACCAGAGTTACTCCGCTTTAAACAAGAATCTGACAAGCAgatgggtatacatttacaattaattctccataggccgtaatggtaacgttttcctccgttgctcagtccatatcgtttacttgaacatgtatgatggctcatatcgaagctgatacatttatacatgtctggttaaattttcggggtggcaagtgagattacttttttcgcaaattgctggaccccggaagatggtgaaaaatgtcactctcctcatgaaataatcccaaaattctgatcataaaattcaataaaaaaattgtcctttctaataatttatttcaggtcaaatctacatctttcttttctcatcacatcagctctataaaacagttcttattgttcatttatgtccatttttaaaatcacagcatccacaattgtatggcggactaatattttttttaattacgtcatctgagttcctcatctcaaggtctattagggatcctgacccatattgaaatcaatacttctgatttttccaaatatttttatgtgatcttcatcggtataacattctgaataaatctgtgtatttttgtccatttctgaaaaaaaataaagttgttttagcactataaggcaatgacactttcgtcgctttattcatttattttgaatacaatgtgtatgtataattaatttcttccagaatacattcactagtcaaaacaaggacaaaacttctgattataacctttaattacaacacacagaccctgttaaagcattctataaaattttcttgtgtcttaaagtgcattttggcagagaaattatgcaaaaatgaagattttataaaataaccaacaccaaaataattattcttactagtggaaatcttgtatttaaaactgtggaaagcactctaaactactgggaaagtcatccttatcatataattagagtgcaatatagtgcaaattttcaaaacttgtcctttcacataattctatttgagaaaaaatgtttttaacatgtatttcagtgaaaaccttttatcagtgagaaatccacatgaggttttaaaggaaacattgtgacatcacatgtattatggcgtcattaaataacgacagatcaaaatagtgctaaatatagtttgcagtgttacgtgagaaacagttgccgcaagatttaacttgaaatattgagtcgaaacgatctgtaactaagcctttccattcaatatcaagaccatagcaacagttttcatatttgcatatttttaacataccgactgtaatttcaattgcataaataccataaataaacaatttagagcttgcctaacaaaacaaaatgcttaccagttattcaggactttttaaaacctctagtttgccatctcaggttaaaaagtaatgatatgtctggaactgaaataagacaaaaaaaattactcaggctgtgttatcatttgatttaaatacataagtattattgagagagaaaaatctatttcttgaaagtttaattacaaagaaagacaaatgcttctcccttgtggcttagtaaccttcatttaaaccttttatattagaagcaatgggtagtagcttactagcttaatagttgaatcggtgcagaaatattgttttcaaaaaggtttgaccctccccctttttcactgagaaatgacaatatcttttgttttgctcaagtgcattaaaaataataattcatgattttcttaaaacatgtacatgtgttttctgtttttttgcatatatctactgaccaggggtcaaatcattggataaaagcacatgcgatgatgtatctcactttactcgtatgaagtgtgttatctcccatgattatcaggtattcctgtagaccgaagtgataattacataacaaagactatattgtgtcatgtttacttacaatttaataatatttaaaagttatttcttgcctttttcaatgtagtaaacaaattcctttctgatatctcggaagtaaacaaagttatgattgtgcctaaaaaaagtgttcagccccgtgccagtaatgcattttaaaagcgaaaatttcattgagtttttgctgatctttatcaataatatttatcttaaaccatttataataactaggtataaagaaaaaactactaaccatcattttcggtggtgtacaaggtgaaatcatccataaatcagcctgaaaacttctggaattaagcttctaatttgggtatacatttacaattaattctccataggccgtaatggtaacgttttcctccgttgctcagtccatatcgtttacttgaacatgtatgatggctcatatcgaagctgatacatttatacatgtctggttaaattttcggggtggcaagtgagattacttttttcgcaaattgctggaccccggaagatggtgaaaaatgtcactctcctcatgaaataatcccaaaattctgatcataaaattcaataaaaaaaattgtcctttctaataatttatttcaggtcaaatctacatctttcttttctcatcacatcagctctataaaacagttcttattgttcatttatgtccatttttaaaatcacagcatccacaattgtatggcggactaatatttttttttaattacgtcatctgagttcctcatctcaaggtctattagggatcctgacccagaTACCACTAGTATTTGTAACTAAATATCACTTCTCGTTAGGAAATATAAATAAAGCTTTacgaaaacattataaaaaactaGTTCGCAATGTGAAATGTAGGGAGCTATTTCCAAAACCACCAATGGTGGCGTATAGTAGACATCGGAACTTAAAAGAAATACTGACTAGATCGGTAGTCAAAGCTTAGTACAATATGAAGGATTGGGTCAGGACCCCTGATGAAGCACCCACCCTTCATATGAGCCACGGAATATTATAGAGTTTGTCCTATTCTGTACTGCAGAAACACGATGTGTTGGGTCCTGGAGAATAGGCAAACGTGGCTGATAGGTACTTCCAGACATTCAACATGTCAAAAAACGTGATTGCTGGAAACctctcttttttcttttttctttaaaaaaaggggggggggatctacttgttttcaaattaaCTGAAACTAAACAAATGATATCTAGATAATGAATCTAAATGGAAAAGTATGTGATATGCGGGATTTGTTTTTAAGCCAAACCATAGTTTAAAAAAGATCTAAGTAGTTCAGTTTtagaaaatagttttaaaaaagaatgattgTTTTGTTATCTCAATAAGTTACAAATAGTTATTACTTATAGTGACGTctctgtaataaaattaacggtaccaatttttttgcaccagatgcgcatttcgacaataagtctcttcagtgatgctcgtggccaaaatatttgaaatccaaagcttatataaaagatgaagagctataatccaaaagttccaaatgtaAAATATCTTATTTGATATTCTCactcttttaaatatattttaaaaacatttcacaaTAAAAATTGTCATACGTACATTGTATACGGCCTCCCAGGAGCAAACTGCaggttaatgaaataaaatatcatacCTTCTTCAGTGTGacttttgtaaaataattaaggGAGTACGCTGCTCAGGTTGATGTAATTAGAATGCTTCAAAATGGCatagaaaataaagatataacactttttaacatgttttcatGTTTAATTAAGAAATCCatgtcaaaatttttttttatcacacaatcagaaaagggaggtaattcttcccattttcaatagaaaaaatacttttacctttgaataaaaaaaatctcatataagtaaaatataaataataaataaattacaatTCATAATATTTAGTATAAATACTTGTCAAATTGCAAAGAATTTAATACTTATTTTGCAGAATGATGATAAATTTCAGCACCACCTATTACATGGATTTTTCCAAAAATCCACACTTCCTACAACCTTTTAGGTAGTAAAAAATGGGAAATTGTAATTAGAACtatttttctataatatatagtTAAAAAAGAAGGTCTTATGATCTTAAAAACTGATAcaagaaaaaaatccatgttggaattagaaaaaaatcttcatttcaattttcaaaaactGGATTTTGCCCAAAATTTCTCTTTTTACGACCTTTAAAGgcttaaaaaataagaaattgtaATCAGAaccacattttaaaaattaatatttaagaaTGAAGGTCTAATGATTCTTAAAACTGATAAAAGAATAAAATCCATGATggaattcgaaaaaaaaattcatttgaatttttttaaaactggGTTTTACACAAAATCTACACTTTTTACAACCTTTTAGGGCGTACAAAATAGGAAATTGTAATCAAAACCACATTTCAAAGTTAAAGGTTAAAAAGAAAGGTCTAATGATCTTAAAAACTGATAcaagaaaaaaatccatgttggaatttgaaaatttataagcATTATTGAGATTTTCAAAAACTCGATTTTACTCAAAATCCAGACTTTTTACAACCTTTAAggggtaaaaaataaaaaaaaaatgtaatcaaaacCATACTTTAATAATTAATAGTTAATAAGGAAAGTATTATGATCTTGAAAACTGATAcaagaaaaaaatccatgttGGAATTAGAAAATAAACTGAATTTGAATTTTCCAAAAACTGTGGTTTTGCCCATATTTTGTTCAATTTCGGTAGTATTACTGCCTCATTTTACTCTAAAAActtcataaacaaaaattaaagtatatttataGACCAAATCATCATATGATGTTAGCTAGTAAACATAGTTTTCCAactttttccttttttcaatttgtaacACACAGTCATATGTTGACCATCACAGGAAGTTTCTGGAAAATAGCCAAGTTCAAAAATCcagaattttgttaaaatttaaccCTTTAACATCATAACTGgaaaaattaacaaacttatCATGCATACCATAATATGATACAATTGTTATTATACCTTGAAATTGAAAGGGAATTAAAACAATTACATGTAAGGCACCATTCAGATACCAACGTTCCCTTACAATGTAAATATTTACAAGTGCAGCAAGAGGTCCATGACCATCATGACAATACTCAAAATTATCCCGTTTATTTTTTCAGAATCAATCATTTGTAATAgctgatatattttttaataatcacATAAATTCTTGCTTAATACAGTCCCTATGATCaatttgaaataaagtattttccaAAATATCAATAGAATTAGATGACTCCACTTTTGCTTAGACCAGAATTGCATGCTTCAGATAATAAATGGATAGAAAAATTAACATTctcaataacaaaaaatacctgaACATTTATTTACATGCCAATTagttttttaatgaaaacaaatttacACTCTGAAGACTGAAGACCAtaatctatataaattttaaatatgaaatatgaaataaccTAAAGCAAAATTGGAATGCAGTTCAAATTCGGATATACAAATATGAAAGGTACATGCTAAAGTACATCACTCATCTggttttaaacttttgaaaaagtcTGATATGGCATCCACTATCTTCTTTGATTTGGTAACACGCACTTTTCCATTTACATCCTCCTCTTTAAGAACATCTTCTATTCCTTGGCGGCCATCTCTTGCATATGAAATGCGTAGGTGAGAAAAAGACATGCCACTTGCTGCTATTACATTTGCAGTTCTTATTGTAATTACTTTCTTCTCTGTAAGAGGTGTCAAAGAAGGGAGAAGTAGTTTCGTTTTCTGGTTGTGGTCATATCTCCTTGCAGCTGAATCAAAGGAAAAAGATGACAATTGTTTTGCTTCTGTTGATGGAGCCAAGTGATGGAAAAGACGACTCAAAGCAACAACGTCCTCCATTGAATCATGACCGTCATATGTTTCATTTAATACTGTATGGTACAAATTTGATTGTGAATATGACGTTAATCCAGGTAACAAAGATTTAAAAAGTTGTAGCGTGTCTAAAAATCCAAGAATGGAACATGAAAATTCATTCATAATTGAACAGTAATTCAAAGCACAAAACAGCACTGGTAAGTCATATGACTTGATGTTATGACCTATAATTACATTTTTCTTGTATTGTgctaaaaataatattaacatcTGTAAAGCCTCTTTGATGCCAACAGATTTCACTTCCTTATCATGGCAAAACATCTTGCTCCCCTCAACTTTGATCCCCGTTATTTTCTGTGCCTTAGGTGTTATTGGTTTCTTTGGAAGAACATATGTGTTGATAGAACCTTTGTCAGATGTTGCAGAAATCTGTGTTATGTGAGAGTTTCTTGCTGAAATATAAAAGGCATAACATTGGTAAATTACTTTCATGATAGGCATGTCACATGAACTATCACTACTAGCCAACAGAATCATGCCAATAATTGAAAAATGCATTTActagaatttttttaaactttacaagCCCAAGCTTTTGAAGCCAGTCATTCATATTATCTATACTATTTGAATGCTCATTGATCCCCGTTTTAGTTTTCAAGAAAGTAGTAAACTGAAGCTAAAATTGTCAAATCAACGACTATAACATAACCTGGGTACTGAACAGTCCATTTTGAGAAtaaacttgttttgtaaatttgGGACCTAACATTTGACCATACATTGTTCTTTGAGCAAAGAAGCCatacatattttggaatttttatagcttactatgaagtatgggctttgctcattgttaaagggaatacagtgacctattgttaatttctatgctatttggtctcttgtgaagaattgtttcaggggcaatcataccacatattttttaaatacacaatATCTTGGAGGCATACAAGTATAATATATAGCACAAACAGCTCACCCTTTTAGAGTACCTgcatataatttatgtttttagtGTGGTTCATCGTTTTTGTAGTtgataaattttataatgaatttgTCTGGTAATTTATACACATGtataaagtttcaattttttttaatgaaaaataggGTTGCAATTTCAACACATGACCATATCAAAGCAATTCTGAAAACATATGTCAAATCAAAGTTTCTATAGTAGAGATATATCTTTTTACTGCAATCATACCTAAGCCTGTTGCTTCAATGTCAAAGAAAATGTTATTCACTGTAGTGGACCATTCAATACTTTGATATGCAGGTTGCAGTGATGGACTTGGAATTTCCTCAATGTCATCTGAAAGGTGGTCTTCCAAGCCAATGCCAGAAGAATAAGTGACACCTTCTCTAACTTCTCTTGTTGCAAGCTTTAGTTGTCTGAAATAATCCAAAGAAATAAGTAGCAAAATGAGGCATCATAAAGGGTCTCTTCAGCCTTAGTCAATTAATTATCAATCAGTCAAAATACATTGAGTTATCATACAACATAGGTATTTGTGAAGTACAGACATATGGATAGAGTAGCTACTACATGTAGAAGGACTTGATTGTTTTACCCACAAACTGAATACAGTCCTGAcattttggtgggttttttttaaagcatgctttatcattattatacatgttatatgcagCCAATGTGAAAATATTTTCCAATTGGTTGCAGGAAAATATTGTAATAAGTGCACTGTGTTTGTATGCTTATTGTGACATTCATCAATCAAATAAACTTATTTGATAGTCAGCTCATTGGTAATCCGACCCTCACAATTCaaatagtccagtcaaactaagatttaacctcaaactaattgcaacagaaaatgtttcagttaatctatagcattatgccctttatatacacagaaaaaagtcccataaaatctaacttgaggaaaactcaaaatcagcatttctATTggatggggagataactcttgcaaaaataaGTCTTTtctggtcagtttttggttgtttttctagaaatttatgtaaagtatgatactttgttGGGGttttaagtttgtatttgactaaattatataatcttctgctcctgatatgtacaaaaccgaagtgttctggatagtttcatttttttcttgcacctttattaaagaaattgcaaatttgaagctttgtaatcattttgaaaaaataatgcgaacatttggtattgtttatatctgtattttatatctaaagttgtttgttatactctaaagaccgctaaaagtcaagaatcaatacattctgatgaatagaagcggtaaagatataattttatatcaatttttattgatatatctgtctttttttcaagaattatctcccttttcaatgcaaatctccataggattttaaatggtgttttttttagtcttcctAAAGCTAGATTTTATGGCACATTTTTCCGTGTATAATTGGGGTATGATGCTCAAGATTAAAACTTAAATCTACTGTTGCAATTACTTTTGGGTTaaggtcaaatttatgctagattgactggaatAAAAATTAGCAACACAGAAATAATCCCCTAAAAGATGGATCCTTTGGGAGAACATTCCGCTAATTTCAAAAAGTGTTAAAAGTTTAGGTACCTTGTTGACTTTAAATTTCTTCGTCTTTGTTTGAACCTATAAGTATGTG is from Mytilus galloprovincialis chromosome 6, xbMytGall1.hap1.1, whole genome shotgun sequence and encodes:
- the LOC143080019 gene encoding uncharacterized protein LOC143080019, coding for MRGSGRSYNSLSGHCSMIGTETGKIVNYAVRMKSCKVCSLAEKSKCSPPVHECHMNWSGSAKSMEADMVTEMVKDVGTKGVSVSSIVGDEDSTTIARLRANVDKNITKVSDSNHVKKLLGNSLYEIRKKHKTLTIKVIQYLQRCFNYIMAQGKGNPDMIKQSILALSGHPFGQHERCNNTWCRFLDNPNEKFSSLPHGKPLSDGALQNDLRSVFTKYAENSGKLSSLGSTQANESFNRIVASKAPKQQHYSSSGSLKYRIAACVAQKNEGNKYILDVNKNMSVSPGYFTLRLAVLRDIQHRKRKAIAHTYRFKQRRRNLKSTRQLKLATREVREGVTYSSGIGLEDHLSDDIEEIPSPSLQPAYQSIEWSTTVNNIFFDIEATGLARNSHITQISATSDKGSINTYVLPKKPITPKAQKITGIKVEGSKMFCHDKEVKSVGIKEALQMLILFLAQYKKNVIIGHNIKSYDLPVLFCALNYCSIMNEFSCSILGFLDTLQLFKSLLPGLTSYSQSNLYHTVLNETYDGHDSMEDVVALSRLFHHLAPSTEAKQLSSFSFDSAARRYDHNQKTKLLLPSLTPLTEKKVITIRTANVIAASGMSFSHLRISYARDGRQGIEDVLKEEDVNGKVRVTKSKKIVDAISDFFKSLKPDE